The Impatiens glandulifera chromosome 3, dImpGla2.1, whole genome shotgun sequence genome contains a region encoding:
- the LOC124929275 gene encoding F-box/kelch-repeat protein At3g23880-like produces MNTESEDPTTDHFHSDHLDASLPTEIIIEILIKLPVKFLLKFMCVCRSWRALISDPIFVKKHLKASTKNEDYAHHKIIINSRSSAYLERCSLEWCSLSSVLHEESHIDTHVLDYPLKNPKLWVGLVGSLNGLVCIVIENSVVFLWNPSTKISKRLPHSGIIQRPSQDVSYGFGYDEGSSEYKVVVIYTELKVPEYSFETEVKIYGLKSDSWKTVEDYPNCTTITSMGVFVSGSLHWDSDMNMGFNKY; encoded by the coding sequence ATGAATACAGAGAGTGAAGATCCTACAACAGACCACTTCCATTCCGACCATCTCGATGCCTCCCTGCCAACAGAAATCATTATAGAAATCCTAATCAAACTACCCGTCAAATTCCTCCTAAAATTCATGTGTGTTTGCAGATCCTGGCGTGCTTTGATCTCTGATCCCATATTTGTCAAGAAGCATTTAAAAGCTTCCACCAAAAACGAAGATTATGCACAtcataaaatcattataaattcCCGTTCTTCTGCTTATCTAGAACGGTGTTCTCTAGAATGGTGTTCTCTCTCGTCTGTTCTGCATGAAGAATCTCATATTGATACGCATGTCCTCGATTATCCATTGAAGAACCCAAAGCTCTGGGTTGGCTTAGTTGGTTCCTTGAATGGGTTAGTTTGTATTGTTATAGAAAACTCTGTTGTATTTTTATGGAACCCATCTACAAAGATATCAAAGAGGCTTCCTCATTCTGGCATTATACAACGTCCAAGTCAAGATGTAAGTTATGGGTTTGGCTATGATGAAGGTAGTTCCGAGTATAAGGTGGTTGTTATTTACACTGAATTAAAAGTTCCTGAATATTCATTTGAAACTGAAGTTAAGATTTATGGGTTAAAGAGTGATTCATGGAAGACAGTTGAGGATTACCCTAATTGCACTACTATTACTTCTATGGGTGTGTTTGTTAGTGGGTCACTTCACTGGGATTCAGATATGAATATggggtttaataaatattag
- the LOC124930524 gene encoding protein BASIC PENTACYSTEINE7-like, with protein sequence MHFGLGLFLPPLLGYNSRFSSLSKSLLSCSAAGFVHIPIYDQNPTDGSVPHFSWIHPGNFFSATKISLNTFQASQIDLKPALIPVPFQTITTSPSPTEPEKNHKPATTKPKKRKPPTKCLKNISDDTLTPKQPKMRPGSKKPKKSLEPGTTIERKNLNIVFPEASSINFSGVPSPYCSCTGIARGCYKWGAGGWQSSCCTTNMSEYPLPMSSTRPGARMAGRKMSNGAYGKLLCKFVAEGGDLSHPIDLKNNWAKHGTKKFVTIK encoded by the exons ATGCATTTTGGTCTCGGATTGTTTCTGCCACCATTATTAGGTTACAATTCTCGTTTTTCTTCCTTGTCTAAATCATTATTATCTTGTTCTGCTGCTGGGTTTGTTCACATTCCAATATATGATCAG AACCCAACAGATGGATCTGTTCCTCATTTCTCATGGATTCATCCTGGAAACTTCTTTTCAGCAACTAAGATCAGCTTAAACACTTTCCAAGCAAGTCAGATCGATCTCAAACCTGCTCTGATCCCCGTTCCCTTCCAAACAATCACCACTTCACCATCACCAACTGAGCCTGAAAAGAACCATAAGCCTGCAACAACAAAGCCCAAGAAAAGGAAACCGCCTACcaagtgtttgaaaaatatctCTGACGATACTCTAACTCCCAAACAGCCAAAAATGAGACCAGGTTCTAAGAAACCTAAGAAATCGCTTGAACCAGGAACAACAATTGAGAGAAAGAATCTCAACATTGTTTTTCCTGAGGCTAGTAGTATAAATTTCTCGGGTGTTCCTTCTCCTTATTGTTCGTGTACTGGAATTGCTCGCGGATGCTACAAATGGGGTGCTGGCGGTTGGCAATCTTCTTGTTGCACAACAAATATGTCTGAATATCCACTTCCGATGAGCTCGACTAGGCCTGGTGCTAGAATGGCTGGTAGGAAAATGAGTAATGGAGCTTATGGGAAACTGTTGTGTAAATTTGTGGCTGAGGGTGGTGATCTTTCTCACCCAATTGATTTGAAGAATAATTGGGCGAAACATGGGACTAAAAAGTTTGTTACTATTAAGTAG
- the LOC124929274 gene encoding LOW QUALITY PROTEIN: polyprenol reductase 2-like (The sequence of the model RefSeq protein was modified relative to this genomic sequence to represent the inferred CDS: inserted 1 base in 1 codon), translating to MEIGLTFLLRALWVAAILPILVASLPSSKLQSFHQLLLGFAKRGKIMQSSSYSFTLPQKHFCLFYXLGVTWTTFLLATTSFYAYQTILFLYEPLELSSVASHLTGSSSSKHHVYAATSVDHRDIVVRSIFLLVLMETQVVRRLIETIYVFNYSPKARMHIFAFLAGIFFYIAAPLSLCCSVAPEVFKFMKNQVFQFIMVRESHVTSTTEFNLWELLILILTVKWYSWIGMVIFFWGWLHQRTCHEILGSLRKRPGQEDEYVIPHGDWFKYVSSPHYLSEIVIYAGIVVASGSSDLTIWLLLAFVVANLAFAAAETHRWYIRKFNNYPRKRFAIIPYVW from the exons ATGGAGATTGGATTAACCTTTTTATTGAGAGCATTATGGGTTGCAGCCATACTTCCTATCCTTGTTGCATCCTTACCATCATCTAAGCTTCAATCATTTCACCAACTCTTGCTCGGATTTGCTAAGAGGGGGAAGATCATGCAATCATCTTCATAT AGCTTCACTTTGCCACAAAAACATTTCTGCCTTTTCT ACTTGGGGGTGACTTGGACTACCTTCTTGCTTGCAACCACTTCCTTTTATGCATATCAGACTATTCTGTTTCTGTATGAGCCATTGGAATTATCTTCTGTTGCAAGCCATCTGACTGGATCGAGCAGCTCTAAACACCACGTATATGCTGCAACCTCGGTTGATCATAGGGATATTGTTGTGCGGTCTATATTCCTGCTTGTATTGATGGAAACTCAAGTAGTGAGACGTCTCATTGAAACAATATATGTGTTCAACTATAGTCCTAAAGCTCGGATGCACATCTTTGCATTCCTCGCCGGCATATT TTTTTATATTGCTGCACCTTTGTCACTTTGCTGTTCAGTTGCACCAGAAGTATTTAAGTTTATGAAGAATCAAGTGTTTCAGTTTATTATGGTTAGAGAAAGCCATGTCACATCAACAACTGAATTTAACTTATGGGAACTCCTGATTCTAATTCTGACTGTAAAATGGTATTCTTGGATTGGAATGGTGATTTTCTTCTGGGGTTGGCTTCATCAGCGCACTTGTCACGAAATTCTT GGTTCGTTGAGGAAGAGACCGGGTCAAGAAGACGAGTATGTAATTCCTCATGGAGACTGGTTCAAATACGTTTCATCTCCCCATTATCTGTCTGAAATT GTCATATATGCTGGGATTGTGGTTGCTAGCGGTTCATCGGATCTCACTATTTGGCTCCTTCTCGCATTTGTG GTAGCGAATCTTGCATTTGCAGCGGCAGAAACGCATAGATGGTACATCCGCAAGTTTAATAACTATCCTCGTAAACGGTTCGCCATTATCCCCTATGTTTGGTAG